The sequence below is a genomic window from Ipomoea triloba cultivar NCNSP0323 chromosome 2, ASM357664v1.
aattaaattaatgaatatgatgcaataatgtaaattatctacctattgcatttatacacttattttagaacactgaatttttgtggtATTTGTTGTATGCAAGGAAGAtgcatactataattgcatttatacacttattcatactcatattcgatgttatattttatataattgtatatcgattcaaatatttcttaaaatgttataacaaattcattccgtgcaacgcacgggtgaaaatactagttgaaATAATAAAGCTCGCATAAATTACTCACAAATCACAATACTAAAAATCGATCCCTAAATCTAGGGGTGTTGGATGGTCCCAgccaaattaaagaaacaagacAAATAGACATTATTGTCAAATGCAAAAAGGCCTGTATATGTGTTGGAATTTATCATTGAGAATACGAAGGCGAAGGAACAGAAACAAACACATGCATGCACAGAAATGTTTTATGAACATTGTAAAAGACAAAGCAAAAACACTAAACATAATTATTCAACCTGAAGATCACGAactcaatttttgtcaatactcTATCAATCAAATCTGTTGCAGATTTGCAGTATGGTTGTTGGTTGACATCTCTTCTAATTCGTCAATTCGAGAAGCAAATTGTTGTGTAAAGGAACCAATATCTCTACATAAGTTAAGAGGAAGATCGTGTGCCACTCCACCTGGATGGTTGTATGAAATTGTCATGCATCCTGGCTCCCGATGGGAATTGGCCCAAAAATTGGCTGGGGTCAAGACGCTGTCATGCGCGGCAGCTGCTAAGTCAAGTGCCCCCGAACCGCGCGAAATGATCGCCTATTACACGGCTCACTAACTCTGCCTGATGAGGATTTATTTAGTGCGATTTATTTATTCTGTGTGGTTTACGCGAGTTCACGTCTCGAGAcaaaaaaagtcaataattatttgatgaatTGGGTAAGTCAACCATGAACTCCTGCTGTTCTTGTCTTGATTATGAGTGGACACAACTGTATGCCACTGGAAACCTTCCCACTTATCTCCGCCAACTACTAAACAACAAGAACATGGCAGGCAAGGCCAAATCTTACAAGAATATGCACCAACTATTTCTTAAATTTTCCCAGCTGCCTTTGTTTGCTAGTATACACAGAATACACTTCACCCATCCTTGTCTTACATGCATTGCTCCAATACTAATTACATTTATGTTTAAAACCCATCACTCTATCCGCCCGTTTAATTCTAAGTCTGCATTGAAACACTTTCAATATCACTTAATGATTCAAATTTCTCTAACTTGAATTCAAGTTAATTCAGTCAAATTACTATTTTAATCAACGTATAGACGTTCTTAATGGCTAATTTGTAGTTgcgaattttattttattttattaattatcaagGCTTGCGAAATTCCATTGTAGTGGTTTAATTTATTGTTCatattaactattttaaaataaaactttaattgattattttacgattaatagtaattttaatggcAAAttgacaatattaaaaaaagaattaaatggTATAATTCGATTTGATGCTCCGCCCACTTCGCGAAAGGCCCATACTCCGCCCACCCGCGGCTCGCACTTTGGCGTAAACCGAACGAAACAAAAACCTCATCGCACACACACCCTCTTGTCcttcatcctcctcctcataGATTCACGCACTCCGCACCAAAAACCGCGCGTATTTCCGTTTCTACAtctccctttctctcttttCGCGTGCTTTGCGGTGGCCTGGAAAACCCTAGAATCCTCACTTCTGGCCACAAGGAGTTTTAAGATTCGCTACAATGGTTCACTTCCTCCGTTCTTCATACGCCTAGGCGCGGCTGGTGCTAGCGTTGCTTATTTTCTTCGGTTTTGTTGTAATTATGGAGAGATCCAACGGGAAGGATCTCAAGGACTTCACCAGCTCCTCTAGCTCCGTCTCTGGTCAGTTTACTGAATTTTCGCTTCCAATTTTCAATCCTTTCGTTTGCTTCAGCCTAacgttttgtttttgttttcgttTTTTCGATTTCTTACTGGAGGTTCTGGCCAATTGCCGGAATTTTCGGCTTGAATTGATGCATAATTGTTGAGATATGGCGTGAAACATGCGAAATATAGTTGACTTTTGTTGTTTGGTCTGTGATGCAGATAGTGCACTGTTCGATGCATCTCAGTACGCTTTTTTTGAGCGAAATGTTCTTGAGGAAGTTGAATTAGGAGGTTtagaggatgaagaagatagTAGTAGTGTACCTGCTGGTGCTGGAGGAGTCGGTGGCGGAGTTGGCGATGAGGATATACAGGAATATCATTTGTTTGAGAAAGATGAggtatatttcatttttgttattttttgtcaATACTGCTCTGAAATATTCCATTGGCCTGTCAGATGGAGCTGTGGATCTCAGTTCTTTGGTTTAGATCAAGGCACTTCTGTTTGTGAAGAAGTACTAATAATACACTTCGTGTGGGGAAAGAGAGAACAAAGAATAAATTTGGTTTTCCAACTTTTATCAATGCAATCAAAGCATCATCTCCTTGTCaagaataaatttattttagtagtgtttttctttgtctttttttaGTTAGGTTGTGTTGGCTGTATGCATTTGCTGTTGCTGCACATGGTTATTTCTGTTTGTATTGTATGTTattaatgtttcttttttagtattcattatatagttattatattaAAGTTTCATGACTGACATACATTTTTCCTGTGATGTGCAGGGATCAATGTTAGGTTCATTATCTGATTTAGATGACCTAGCAACTACATTTTCAAAGGTTAGTTAACGGGAAATTTCACTTTGTAATGGTTTAATTTCTACTGCATGTTTGTATTTCTTcattatgctaattttttttctctctcactaATCTGAGATCATTTAATGGAATTTGAACAAAGAAGGGATCACTATGTAAATGGATTGAAGTGTGCAATCTGTTGTCCTGTTGTAAACTCAATACTAACAGGGATTATGCCTTCTTCAATTGTATAGGACTTCAAttccctttttaattttttccagtCTGAACATTACTTTTGATGTTCTTTATGATTATGTAAATTGGGTGTATTATAATTGCTATGATCATTATTTGTGCTATGCGTTGTTATCATCTTAACCTGAAAATTTGTAACTTGATATTTGCAAGGAATAATATATGTCATCAAAAGtattgttttgatttgtttCATCTAAcctttaaacattttttttgggtactttGATTGTGTTGATCATTCATTCATTACTACAGTCTTATTTTTCTCCCCCCATATTACTTTTCTTGGTATATTCTTTCTTGTGAATTTACATGGATGGCTTTATCATTCCAGTTGAACAGAAATGTCACGGGCCCAAGACATCCCGGAGTTATTGGTGATCGTGGATCAGGATCTTTTTCTAGAGAAAGTGAGTACCTAGTCAATTTTCTTTTGCtcacttttcaattttatatgAACTGTCTATCTGTATTTTTATCTTTATGTCAGCCActaacacacaaaaaaaagtaCTCAAATTTCGGGTATATTGCTCCCCCCTCTTACTTTCCTCCGTTGTTTAAGTGTTTGATAGTAAGATTCtatattaatgaaaaatttgtCCAGGTTCATCTGCAGCTGAATGGACAAGAGATGCAGATTTTAATGAATGGTTTGATCAGCATTTATCTGATAGTGAATGCTACCAGGAAAACAAAAAATGGTCTTCTCAGCCACACCTCAATTCAGTACATCTTGCAGAGTCTAAACCACTATACCGAACGTTTTCTTACCCCCATCAGCCACAGATCCAGCAGCTACAACACTGCTCCAGTGAACCAATATTGGTACAAAAATCATCTTTCACTTCCTTTCCTCCTCCTGGTGGCAGATCACAGCAGGCTTCACCGCGCAGTCTTTCCCATCACTATGATCTTTCATCACATGGGCCTCAGTCACCCTTCTCTTCTGCAAATCTCTCTTCTATGTCAAGCTCAAACATGCAGTTGTCTAGCCTGCCCCACAGGGTCCACTACAATGGAAACATACCACAGTTAACCTCTTCTGGTCCATCCCTAAATAACCGGCTACAAAACCATTGGGCTAACCATCCAAACCCCTTCCATAGGGATTATTCTGGCCTTTTAAACAATGTTTTGCCACATCAGTTCCCACATCAGAATGGTTTATTATCCCATCAGTTGATGTCTCCTCAACAGCAAAGATTGCACCTTTCTGTTCAACCTTCTTTAGCGCATTTTTCAGCACTGCAGTCCCAACTGTATAATTCTTTTCCTGCTCCTGCTCACATGGGTAAACATGGAATGCCTGATGTGAGAGATTCAAGAGCTAAATCACATAAAAGCCGAAGTGTGCGGTTTTCTCAACAAGGCTCTGATGCAGCTAGCCAGAAGAGTGAGAGTAATGCCCCACAGTTTAGATCTAAGTACATGACTGGTGAAGAAATAGAAAGCATTCTCAAAATGCAGCATGCTGCAACACATTGCAATGATCCATATGTAGATGATTATTACCACCAAGCTTGCATAGCAAAGAGAGCAGTTGAGTCTAGGTCAAAACATCGTTTCTGTCCGAACAAGGAACAATCTTCAAGGTCACGTAATAGTGCAGAATCAGTGCCTCATCTCCATGTTGATGCTGAGGGACgtgtttccttttcttccattCGTAGGCCCCGACCCCTTCTTGAAGTCCATCCACCAGGCTTTGCTTCTGCTGATGGTAGTGGCGAACAAAAAACATCTGACACTCCTTTGGAGAAGGAACCTATGCTTGCTGCTAGAATCACTATAGAGGATGGTTTCCATCTTCTCCTTGAGGTGGATGACATCGACCGGCTTCTTCGGTTTAGTCAGCCCCAAGACAGTGGTACTCAGCTCAGAAGGAAACGTCAGATGTTGTTAGAAGGCATGGCAGCATCACTTCAACTTGTTGACCCACTTGGGAAAACCAATAGCTCTGTTGGGCTGAATCCTAAAGATGACATCGTGTTCTTATGGCTAGTATCAATTCCCAAAGGCAAAAAGCTGATTTCAAGGTACCTTAAACTTCTTATTCCTGGTGGGGAGCTTGCCAGAATAGTTTGCATGGCAATTTTTCGCCATTTGAGGGTTTTATTTGGTGGGCTTCCATCTGAGCAAGAAGCATCTGAGACCATTTCTAATCTCGCCAAAGTTGTGTCAAAATCTGTTTGTGGAATGGATCTTAATTCACTAAGTGCTTGTCTAGTTGCTGTAGTTTGTTCCTCAGAGCAGCCACCTCTGCGCCCGCTTGGAAGTCCTGCTGGAGATGGAGCCACTGTCATCTTGAAATCAGTTCTTGATAGGGCAACTTACCTTTTAAAAGATCCTCAGGCCTCCCATAGTTATAGCATGCCTAACCCAGCCCTATGGCAGGCATCTTTTGATGCCTTTTTCGGTCTTCTTACAAAGTATTGTGTTAGTAAATATGAGAGCATAATGCAGTCCATTGCACAGACCCAAGCAAGCACAGAGATGATCAGTCCAGAGGCTGCAAGGGCAGTGAGCAGAGAAATGCCAGTAGAACTGTTACGTTCTAGCCTTCCACACACAAATGAGAACCAAAGGAAGTTGCTGTTGAATTTTGCTCAGCGTTCCATGCCTGTGACAGGATTCAATAGTCACGGTGGAAGCAGTGGGCAAATCAATCCGGAATCTGtgagctgttagctgatagtgaAAAGGCACTATTTTAATGGAGCTGTGATTCCAATCATCCACAATTCTCCAGGTCTATCGTCTGGCTTCCATTGCCTGACGTCCAATTCGCCATCACTGAAGAGCAGAACAGAATCAAAGGTATGCATGATGTTGTTGGCATCTTTTTAATGCCAAAGACTCATTCTCCTCCAACTCTTCATAGTTTTCATATCCCTGGCCCTGTCCATTTCCTTCCTTTCTTCATTATTTTTCTCCTCAATTTCTATTCCCTGTTGTTTTAGTTTAGAAAAAGTGGTCTCCGTGACTGTGTTTTACATAACTTTGTATTGTGTCAAAATGTGACGAGATGTGTCACTCGAGCTTCTTTCTTCACAAGAGCTTTATTTTTGTATGCTCTTCTGTAAACATGGCTATAAATAAGCTCGAAGGGTAGAATGTACAGGTCTACCATGGAATGTTTCAGCAACTGCTGTcataaatttaatcattcaattatTCCCAGTTTAAATTTAGTCTAGTGAGTTCTTAATCATGTGGCGCATTTGATCCTCAGAATTAGAGAAGTGACTGAGATTTTGATGATTCAGGTGTTATAGTGTCGTTAAAAACATTCTATTGTCACATCTCTAAGAACCTATGGATTAATTTACATAGAAATTTATATTGagctttttttaatcttataGTTTTCATTTCTtcgatttattatttttctaattttctatgtttttcaaattatattaatgtacatttttttccTCCTAATTTTCTATCtccccaattttttttattttttatttttaaatctcaTACTCAAATGTATACCGCAATTACGTTTAGCGTGCACTGCTAGAATGTCTGAATGTGTACGTAAACGATACATAATCAGACTCGTTGATCATTAGAGGCCATAAGAATGATTATGCCAAATTTGTACTTTATCCAACATATCAACATTCTTAATGATTTCAATTAAAGAcgtcaatttttaaatttttttagtttcaccCGTACTATGAAAAacaatatactccgtaatattttttttatttttttttttgttgaaagatatactccgtaatatttatattaa
It includes:
- the LOC116009779 gene encoding protein PAT1 homolog 1-like; its protein translation is MERSNGKDLKDFTSSSSSVSDSALFDASQYAFFERNVLEEVELGGLEDEEDSSSVPAGAGGVGGGVGDEDIQEYHLFEKDEGSMLGSLSDLDDLATTFSKLNRNVTGPRHPGVIGDRGSGSFSRESSSAAEWTRDADFNEWFDQHLSDSECYQENKKWSSQPHLNSVHLAESKPLYRTFSYPHQPQIQQLQHCSSEPILVQKSSFTSFPPPGGRSQQASPRSLSHHYDLSSHGPQSPFSSANLSSMSSSNMQLSSLPHRVHYNGNIPQLTSSGPSLNNRLQNHWANHPNPFHRDYSGLLNNVLPHQFPHQNGLLSHQLMSPQQQRLHLSVQPSLAHFSALQSQLYNSFPAPAHMGKHGMPDVRDSRAKSHKSRSVRFSQQGSDAASQKSESNAPQFRSKYMTGEEIESILKMQHAATHCNDPYVDDYYHQACIAKRAVESRSKHRFCPNKEQSSRSRNSAESVPHLHVDAEGRVSFSSIRRPRPLLEVHPPGFASADGSGEQKTSDTPLEKEPMLAARITIEDGFHLLLEVDDIDRLLRFSQPQDSGTQLRRKRQMLLEGMAASLQLVDPLGKTNSSVGLNPKDDIVFLWLVSIPKGKKLISRYLKLLIPGGELARIVCMAIFRHLRVLFGGLPSEQEASETISNLAKVVSKSVCGMDLNSLSACLVAVVCSSEQPPLRPLGSPAGDGATVILKSVLDRATYLLKDPQASHSYSMPNPALWQASFDAFFGLLTKYCVSKYESIMQSIAQTQASTEMISPEAARAVSREMPVELLRSSLPHTNENQRKLLLNFAQRSMPVTGFNSHGGSSGQINPESVSC